One genomic segment of Clostridium saccharoperbutylacetonicum N1-4(HMT) includes these proteins:
- a CDS encoding PLP-dependent aminotransferase family protein has translation MSKYEAIINFINYEINNKNITYGEKMPTIRELSEKFNCSKQTVVHAYEIMQKNHIIYSRPQSGYYLIDKKELYINDFNKIIDFSSGSPDESILDYKEFQHCLNQAIEIHKATLFNYSSPKGLPDLIFTLKTYFENYQIFCSLDDIYITSGSQQAINILCSMPFPNGKSNVLVEQPTYHGTLKALETTKTPIIGIERKFDSLDLKELEKKFAYGNIKCFYTIPRFSNPLGISYTNNEKKQIIMLAEKYDVYIVEDDYLADLEIKNNSYPMYYTDTSSKVIYIKSFSKILLPGLRIAAVVLPKLLRNTFEEYKKWTDLNTSVLSQGALDIYIKSGIFNSNNKTIRTTYSERMDALRKVSSEIILPQIKWHIPDTGFYSCIEFLNNINIDWLIKECDKKDILIKGMDNAYLKDYFNGDILKISVGNCSTSDIENGIHELLKIIQIYYNNI, from the coding sequence ATGAGTAAATATGAAGCTATAATCAATTTTATTAATTATGAAATTAACAACAAAAATATTACATATGGTGAAAAAATGCCAACAATTAGAGAATTATCAGAAAAATTCAATTGCAGCAAGCAAACCGTTGTCCATGCTTATGAAATAATGCAAAAAAATCATATAATTTATTCTAGACCTCAAAGTGGCTATTATTTAATTGATAAAAAAGAACTTTATATAAATGATTTTAATAAAATTATAGACTTTTCATCTGGTTCTCCTGATGAAAGCATTCTAGATTATAAAGAATTCCAGCATTGTTTAAATCAAGCTATAGAGATACACAAAGCTACTCTTTTTAATTATTCTTCTCCTAAAGGACTTCCTGATTTAATTTTTACTTTAAAAACATATTTTGAAAATTATCAGATATTTTGTTCTTTAGACGACATTTATATTACATCAGGTTCTCAGCAAGCTATCAATATACTCTGTAGTATGCCTTTTCCCAATGGAAAAAGTAATGTACTTGTTGAACAGCCAACTTATCACGGTACTTTAAAAGCTTTAGAAACGACTAAAACTCCAATAATTGGGATTGAAAGAAAGTTTGATAGTCTAGACCTAAAAGAACTAGAAAAAAAATTCGCATATGGAAATATTAAATGTTTTTATACAATTCCTCGTTTTAGTAATCCTCTTGGAATAAGCTACACAAATAATGAGAAAAAACAAATCATAATGTTAGCTGAAAAATATGATGTTTATATTGTTGAAGATGATTATCTTGCTGATTTAGAGATTAAAAACAATTCATATCCAATGTATTATACTGATACATCATCTAAGGTTATATATATTAAAAGTTTTTCAAAGATACTCCTCCCGGGCCTTAGAATTGCAGCTGTCGTACTTCCAAAACTTTTAAGAAATACATTTGAAGAATATAAGAAATGGACAGATTTAAATACCTCTGTTTTATCTCAAGGTGCTTTGGATATTTATATAAAAAGTGGAATATTTAATTCTAATAATAAGACAATAAGAACAACATATTCTGAACGAATGGATGCGTTACGGAAAGTTTCAAGTGAAATTATACTTCCACAAATAAAATGGCACATACCAGACACTGGATTCTATTCGTGTATTGAATTTTTAAATAATATAAATATTGATTGGCTGATTAAGGAATGTGATAAAAAAGATATTCTTATAAAAGGGATGGATAATGCTTATTTAAAAGATTATTTTAATGGTGATATTTTAAAAATAAGTGTTGGAAATTGCAGTACATCAGATATAGAAAATGGAATACACGAACTTTTGAAAATAATTCAAATTTATTATAATAATATTTAA
- the galU gene encoding UTP--glucose-1-phosphate uridylyltransferase GalU, with product MKVKKAIIPAAGLGTRFLPATKAQPKEMLPIVDKPTIQYIVEEAVASGIEEILIITGRNKKSIEDHFDKSIELELELEKSGKAELLELVRDISDMVDIHYIRQKEPRGLGHAIHCAKTFVGNEPFAVLLGDDVVDSETPCLKQLIDCFSEYKTTILGVQTVSEENVSKYGIVDGIHIEDRVYKVKDLVEKPAKEEAPSNVAILGRYIITPEIFNILENTKPGKGGEIQLTDALKTLISKEAMYAYNFEGKRYDVGDKFGFLQATVEFALKKDELREEVLGYLNSKSWEKL from the coding sequence ATGAAAGTTAAAAAAGCTATTATCCCAGCAGCAGGTCTTGGAACAAGATTTTTACCAGCAACTAAAGCACAACCAAAGGAAATGCTTCCAATAGTTGATAAGCCAACAATTCAATATATTGTTGAAGAAGCAGTAGCATCTGGGATTGAAGAAATTTTAATTATTACAGGTAGAAATAAGAAATCTATAGAAGACCATTTTGATAAATCTATAGAATTAGAACTAGAATTAGAGAAATCAGGAAAAGCAGAATTGCTTGAACTAGTAAGAGATATTTCTGATATGGTTGATATACATTATATAAGGCAAAAAGAACCAAGGGGATTAGGGCATGCAATTCATTGTGCTAAAACTTTTGTTGGAAACGAACCATTTGCAGTTTTATTAGGAGATGATGTAGTTGATAGCGAAACTCCTTGTTTAAAACAATTAATTGATTGTTTTAGTGAGTATAAAACAACTATATTGGGAGTTCAAACTGTGTCAGAAGAAAATGTTTCTAAATATGGAATAGTAGATGGAATTCATATAGAAGATAGAGTATATAAAGTAAAAGATTTAGTTGAAAAGCCTGCAAAGGAAGAAGCTCCAAGTAATGTAGCAATATTAGGAAGATATATTATAACTCCAGAAATATTTAATATATTAGAGAATACTAAGCCTGGAAAAGGTGGAGAAATTCAACTAACAGATGCATTAAAGACACTAATTTCTAAAGAAGCAATGTATGCTTATAATTTTGAAGGCAAAAGGTATGATGTTGGAGATAAATTTGGATTTTTACAAGCAACTGTAGAATTTGCACTAAAGAAAGATGAGCTTCGTGAAGAAGTTTTAGGTTATTTAAACTCTAAGTCATGGGAAAAGTTATAA
- a CDS encoding sensor domain-containing diguanylate cyclase, with translation MQDYEKQYNSLKMEYETYQKFSEQHIQELNEKNIRLEKSIDSLSNIIEVSKYINTFFSSDSLISMINDMIVGILGVTYSTIFLIENGELIVKASNIENMNIKLTSNEYVHINKGEEFLINSRRVLKQTGEHKTDIHSIMGSPIILRDKFIGYIVVEHNIYKFMTMELKIFLRSIANQIAIAIENSMLYKQLEKMNQRDSLLGIYNRKYFFEYLEKNECKKLTEKFAIVMIDIDDFKKINDTYGHQFGDKILINTAKVVKSGIAQNDVLARYGGEEFILYISNYIDEENVYDKVEAIRTILQGDKVEINGEYKSVTASFGISFFPLNGTDLNELISKADDLLYKAKKSGKNKVLSGHVFES, from the coding sequence GTGCAGGATTATGAGAAACAATATAATTCTTTAAAAATGGAATATGAAACTTATCAAAAGTTTTCAGAACAACATATTCAAGAATTAAATGAAAAAAATATCAGGCTAGAAAAGAGTATAGATTCTTTATCTAATATAATTGAAGTAAGTAAATATATAAATACTTTTTTTAGTAGTGATAGCTTGATATCTATGATTAACGATATGATAGTAGGAATATTAGGGGTTACATATTCAACCATATTTTTAATTGAAAACGGTGAATTAATCGTTAAAGCTAGTAATATTGAGAATATGAATATAAAATTGACTTCAAATGAGTATGTGCACATAAATAAAGGAGAAGAATTTTTAATTAATTCAAGAAGAGTTTTAAAGCAAACAGGGGAACATAAAACTGATATACATTCAATTATGGGGTCACCAATTATATTGAGGGATAAGTTTATAGGATATATAGTTGTAGAACATAACATTTATAAGTTTATGACCATGGAGTTAAAAATATTTCTTAGATCAATTGCAAACCAAATTGCTATAGCTATAGAAAATTCTATGTTATATAAACAATTGGAAAAGATGAATCAGAGAGATTCGCTACTTGGAATATATAATAGAAAGTATTTTTTTGAATATTTGGAAAAAAATGAATGTAAAAAACTAACTGAAAAATTTGCAATTGTAATGATAGACATTGATGATTTTAAGAAAATAAACGATACTTATGGACATCAATTTGGAGATAAAATCTTAATTAACACAGCGAAGGTTGTTAAAAGTGGTATAGCTCAAAATGACGTTTTGGCAAGATATGGTGGAGAGGAATTTATCTTGTATATTTCAAACTATATAGATGAGGAAAATGTTTATGATAAAGTTGAAGCAATAAGAACAATTCTTCAAGGAGATAAAGTAGAAATAAATGGCGAATATAAATCAGTAACAGCTAGTTTTGGAATATCATTTTTCCCTTTAAATGGGACTGATTTAAACGAACTTATAAGTAAAGCTGACGATTTACTATATAAGGCTAAAAAAAGTGGGAAGAATAAAGTATTAAGCGGACATGTATTTGAATCATAA
- a CDS encoding GNAT family N-acetyltransferase, translated as MEDFELKSGGAELLDLVKPLWEQLNKQHEKQSNYFKNRYKSFNFEARKEKFLNDTVLGVNIALIKKAEMYVGYCISSINKGLEGEIDSIFVAYEYRKLDLGDKLMKNALEWLYKNKAKQGE; from the coding sequence ATGGAGGATTTTGAATTAAAAAGTGGTGGAGCAGAATTACTAGATTTAGTCAAACCATTATGGGAACAATTAAATAAGCAGCATGAGAAACAATCAAATTATTTTAAGAATAGATATAAAAGTTTTAATTTTGAAGCTAGAAAGGAGAAATTTCTAAATGACACTGTTTTAGGTGTTAACATAGCTCTAATAAAGAAAGCAGAAATGTATGTAGGATATTGTATTAGTAGTATAAATAAAGGATTAGAAGGAGAAATAGATTCGATTTTTGTGGCTTATGAATACCGTAAATTAGATTTAGGAGATAAATTAATGAAAAATGCTCTGGAATGGTTATATAAAAATAAAGCAAAACAAGGAGAATAG
- a CDS encoding helix-turn-helix domain-containing protein, with product MDSKKLLSLIKKDEGIKLDFKLKLELYYETGKKELTKDICAIANSNGGRGYIIVGIEDKTKKIVGLEDEDLFKEEQIQQIISTRCEPPIPIKVDFINIENKIIGVISIYDGGQKPYQVRENGAFYIRRGSTTDVMRKQELIALFEENLSLTIETCPLIHSRIDILNMELINKYFNKKGIEITEENRKFLLLSAGIAFEHKDESQLKCTYGGLLVFSDKNYLYIPNNMIKIINKLNDINEELHVIQGNLLYMIDQAEEKVRQILPEDYPIEAVIEAVKNAVLYREYFDLNKIIEIIIDKNKIIISSPGEFIDENIKGERTNYNKRNIWLYEKLISLDDKKRFLNSGRGFSIIKNAFIGYGKVKFVNSRVEHSFKVILPGAGTNP from the coding sequence ATGGATAGTAAAAAATTACTATCACTTATTAAGAAAGATGAAGGTATAAAGTTAGATTTTAAGTTAAAATTAGAACTTTATTATGAAACAGGAAAAAAAGAGTTAACTAAGGATATATGTGCCATTGCTAATTCAAATGGTGGAAGAGGATATATAATTGTTGGAATTGAAGACAAAACTAAAAAAATTGTAGGCTTAGAAGACGAAGATTTGTTTAAAGAAGAACAAATTCAGCAAATTATATCAACAAGGTGTGAGCCGCCAATACCAATAAAAGTAGATTTCATTAATATTGAAAATAAAATAATTGGTGTGATATCTATATATGATGGAGGGCAAAAGCCATACCAAGTAAGGGAAAATGGTGCATTCTATATTAGAAGAGGTTCCACAACTGATGTAATGAGAAAGCAAGAATTAATTGCATTATTTGAAGAGAATCTCAGTTTAACCATTGAAACTTGTCCACTAATTCATAGCAGAATAGATATATTGAATATGGAACTAATAAATAAATATTTTAATAAGAAAGGAATAGAAATTACTGAAGAAAACAGAAAGTTTTTATTATTAAGCGCAGGAATAGCATTTGAGCATAAGGATGAATCCCAACTTAAATGTACTTATGGAGGATTGCTTGTTTTTTCTGATAAAAATTATCTATATATACCTAATAATATGATAAAAATTATTAATAAACTAAATGATATTAATGAAGAGTTACATGTAATTCAAGGAAACCTTTTATATATGATAGATCAAGCTGAAGAAAAAGTAAGACAAATATTACCTGAAGATTATCCAATAGAGGCTGTAATTGAAGCAGTAAAAAATGCAGTATTATATAGGGAGTATTTTGATTTAAATAAGATTATTGAAATAATAATAGATAAAAATAAAATTATAATTTCAAGTCCTGGCGAATTTATTGATGAAAACATTAAAGGGGAAAGAACAAACTATAATAAAAGAAATATTTGGCTATATGAAAAATTGATTTCCTTAGATGATAAAAAGAGGTTTTTAAATAGTGGAAGAGGATTTTCGATTATTAAAAATGCATTTATAGGATATGGTAAAGTTAAGTTTGTAAATTCAAGAGTGGAGCATAGTTTTAAGGTAATATTACCAGGAGCGGGTACAAATCCTTAG
- a CDS encoding sugar transferase, whose translation MNKFNKIVKRIFDLICSTLGLIVLSPVLLVIAIRIKTGSDGPVFFKQIRVGERSKEFEILKFRTMVVDAEKLGRQITVGNDSRITKIGAFLRKYKLDELPQLINVFKGDMSLVGPRPEVPRYVKLYNEEQIRVLEVKPGITDLASIRYRDENDLLGEVENPDEFYINTIMPDKLALNLEYINKNNIFLDIYIILKTIIKCI comes from the coding sequence ATGAATAAATTTAACAAAATAGTTAAAAGAATATTTGATTTAATATGCTCTACTTTAGGACTTATTGTGTTAAGTCCAGTTTTATTAGTAATTGCAATAAGAATAAAAACAGGTTCAGATGGACCAGTATTTTTCAAACAAATACGAGTAGGTGAAAGAAGTAAGGAATTTGAAATTCTTAAATTTAGGACTATGGTTGTTGATGCTGAAAAATTAGGAAGACAAATAACTGTTGGAAATGATAGTAGAATTACTAAAATAGGCGCATTTTTAAGAAAATATAAACTTGATGAATTACCACAGCTAATAAATGTATTTAAAGGTGATATGAGCCTGGTTGGGCCAAGGCCAGAAGTACCTAGATATGTTAAACTATATAATGAAGAACAAATACGAGTCTTAGAAGTGAAACCTGGTATAACAGATTTAGCGTCTATTAGATATAGAGATGAGAATGATTTGCTTGGAGAAGTAGAGAATCCAGATGAATTTTATATAAATACAATTATGCCAGATAAACTAGCCTTGAATTTAGAATACATAAATAAAAACAACATATTTTTAGATATTTATATAATACTTAAAACAATAATAAAATGCATTTAG
- a CDS encoding Gfo/Idh/MocA family protein, translating to MKKLKFAIIGCGRISYKHVEALVKNNEEAELVATCDVILEKAEAKKKEYIEKTGVTEESVNAYADYKEMLEKEEIDVVTIATESGYHAEIAIHSMRKGASTLVEKPMAMSIDDANEMIKVAKENNVKLGVCHQNRFNKPIQKLREAIEENKFGRLINGTARILWNRNMGYYEQAPWRGTWALDGGTLMNQCIHNIDLLQWMMGGEVERVYAECDTYLRDIEAEDFGAVVIRFKNGAIGIVEGSACVYPKNLEETLSIFGETGAVSIGGLAVNELETWRFEGEDEEATKKLVNVKIDNVYGEGHTPLFKDVIDAINEDREPLVSGEEGKKAMSIILAAYKSRKTGMPVQFPFNDFKTLDMKDSFKGRK from the coding sequence ATGAAAAAATTAAAATTTGCTATTATAGGTTGTGGAAGAATTTCTTATAAACATGTTGAAGCTTTAGTAAAGAACAATGAAGAGGCTGAATTAGTTGCAACTTGTGATGTTATTTTAGAAAAAGCTGAAGCAAAGAAGAAAGAATATATAGAGAAAACTGGAGTAACAGAAGAATCTGTAAATGCATATGCAGATTATAAAGAAATGTTAGAAAAGGAAGAGATAGATGTAGTAACAATAGCTACTGAAAGTGGATATCATGCAGAAATTGCTATACATTCTATGAGAAAAGGGGCAAGTACATTAGTTGAAAAACCAATGGCTATGTCTATTGATGATGCTAATGAGATGATAAAAGTCGCAAAAGAAAACAATGTTAAGCTTGGAGTTTGTCATCAAAATAGATTTAATAAGCCAATACAAAAATTAAGAGAAGCAATAGAAGAAAATAAATTTGGAAGATTAATTAATGGTACAGCAAGAATACTTTGGAATAGAAATATGGGATATTATGAGCAAGCACCTTGGAGAGGAACATGGGCTTTAGATGGTGGTACTCTTATGAACCAATGTATCCATAATATTGATTTGCTTCAATGGATGATGGGTGGAGAAGTTGAAAGAGTTTATGCTGAGTGTGATACATATTTAAGAGATATAGAAGCAGAAGATTTTGGAGCTGTAGTAATAAGATTCAAAAATGGAGCTATAGGAATTGTTGAAGGATCAGCATGTGTATATCCTAAGAATCTCGAAGAAACTTTAAGTATATTTGGAGAAACTGGAGCAGTATCTATTGGAGGTCTTGCAGTTAATGAACTTGAAACATGGAGATTTGAAGGTGAAGACGAAGAAGCCACTAAAAAATTAGTAAATGTTAAAATAGACAATGTTTATGGTGAAGGACATACACCTTTATTTAAGGATGTAATTGATGCAATAAATGAAGACAGAGAACCATTAGTATCAGGAGAAGAAGGTAAAAAAGCTATGTCAATAATACTAGCTGCATATAAGTCAAGAAAAACAGGAATGCCAGTACAATTTCCTTTTAATGATTTTAAGACATTAGATATGAAAGATAGTTTTAAAGGAAGAAAATAA
- a CDS encoding LacI family DNA-binding transcriptional regulator, whose amino-acid sequence MTTTIKDIAKVLNISHSTVSRALTGSKAVSEKTKEEIFKVAKELNYIPNMNARSLKIDKAYNIGVFFSTIDNGTSPFVFQSVINNVYRNMDKKYNVIVKGIDMHEENTISPKNYDGILVLSQKKGDDGFIEEIIDKKIPVVVINRKVSHKVINVYTDEKIGTSRGVEELIINGHKDIAIIEGPERFYSTKMRRDGCLEALEKYNIKLNEKLILHGDFSVKSGYLVTKKILNGKEKFTAIFAFNDEMATGAIKAITDHGLKVPDDISVLGFDGNEIGKFITPSITTVIRPIGEIAKLGIELLMKLINGESEIIGKKIYIESKLSIGNSIRDIHI is encoded by the coding sequence ATGACGACAACTATCAAGGATATAGCAAAAGTACTTAATATATCTCATTCAACAGTTTCTAGGGCGTTAACAGGATCGAAAGCTGTTAGTGAGAAAACTAAAGAAGAAATATTTAAAGTAGCTAAAGAATTAAATTATATTCCCAATATGAATGCTAGAAGCTTGAAAATAGATAAAGCTTACAATATAGGTGTATTTTTTTCAACTATTGATAATGGAACTTCACCATTCGTATTTCAAAGTGTAATAAATAATGTATATAGAAATATGGATAAAAAGTATAATGTAATTGTTAAAGGTATTGATATGCATGAAGAAAATACAATAAGTCCAAAAAATTATGATGGAATATTAGTTTTAAGTCAAAAAAAAGGTGATGATGGGTTTATTGAAGAGATTATAGATAAAAAAATACCTGTTGTTGTTATTAATAGGAAAGTAAGTCATAAAGTCATTAATGTGTATACAGATGAAAAGATAGGGACTTCTAGAGGTGTAGAAGAGTTAATAATTAATGGTCATAAGGATATTGCAATAATTGAAGGACCAGAAAGATTTTATTCAACCAAAATGAGAAGAGATGGGTGTTTAGAAGCGTTAGAAAAATATAATATTAAATTAAATGAAAAATTAATATTACACGGAGATTTTAGTGTAAAAAGTGGTTATTTGGTAACTAAAAAAATTCTTAATGGAAAAGAAAAATTTACAGCTATATTTGCATTTAACGATGAAATGGCAACAGGAGCAATAAAGGCTATTACAGATCATGGATTAAAAGTACCTGATGATATTTCTGTATTGGGATTTGATGGAAATGAAATAGGAAAATTTATAACTCCTAGTATAACTACTGTTATAAGGCCAATTGGGGAAATAGCTAAATTAGGAATAGAATTATTGATGAAACTAATAAATGGAGAGAGCGAAATAATAGGCAAAAAAATATATATAGAATCAAAATTATCAATTGGAAATTCTATTAGAGACATACACATATAA
- a CDS encoding glycosyltransferase family 4 protein: MNILLINHYAGSDYHGMEFRPYYMGREWVQMGHKVTILGADFSHLRKKNPQVQEDFQEEIIDGITYVWVKTPEYHGNGVGRIKNISTFMFKLRMNYKKIADKYKPDAVIASSTYPLDIYPAHRIAKRSKGKLFFEIHDLWPLTPMEIGGYSKNNPAIVILQRAEDFAFKNCDKIISILPNADKHMKDRGFKTDNYVHVPNGIIVGEKKTAPMETTIERLKELKEQGYFLVGYTGNHSPANVLDTMIDAAKQTSDEKVKYVMVGNGNVKDKLIEYAKSNNVTNVEFLDPVLKDNMDNVLQLLDICYIGLKKQNLFNYGVSPNKLFDYMMAGRPVIYAVEASNDPVKDSNCGITVPAENANAVVEAVMKIKGLSEEEKSKLGQNGTDYVLENHTYHGLAEKFLEALK; encoded by the coding sequence ATGAATATCTTACTTATAAATCACTATGCAGGGTCTGATTATCATGGGATGGAATTTAGACCTTATTATATGGGAAGAGAATGGGTTCAAATGGGACATAAAGTTACTATTCTAGGCGCTGACTTTTCTCATTTAAGAAAGAAAAATCCTCAAGTACAAGAGGATTTCCAAGAAGAAATAATAGATGGAATTACATATGTATGGGTTAAGACTCCTGAATACCATGGAAATGGTGTTGGAAGAATAAAGAACATATCTACTTTTATGTTTAAATTAAGAATGAATTACAAGAAGATTGCTGATAAGTACAAACCAGATGCAGTAATAGCTTCTTCAACTTATCCGTTAGATATATATCCAGCACATAGAATAGCAAAGAGATCTAAAGGTAAGCTTTTCTTTGAAATTCATGATCTATGGCCATTAACACCAATGGAAATTGGGGGGTATTCTAAAAATAATCCTGCTATAGTAATACTTCAAAGAGCAGAGGATTTTGCCTTTAAAAATTGTGATAAGATTATTTCGATTTTACCAAATGCAGATAAGCATATGAAAGATAGAGGATTTAAAACTGATAACTATGTCCATGTTCCAAATGGAATAATAGTTGGTGAGAAGAAAACTGCACCAATGGAAACTACTATTGAAAGATTAAAAGAACTAAAAGAGCAGGGTTATTTTTTAGTAGGCTATACTGGAAATCATTCACCTGCTAATGTTTTAGATACAATGATCGATGCAGCTAAGCAAACAAGTGATGAAAAAGTAAAATATGTAATGGTTGGAAATGGAAACGTAAAAGACAAACTGATTGAATATGCAAAAAGCAATAATGTTACGAATGTTGAATTTTTGGACCCAGTACTTAAAGATAATATGGATAATGTATTACAATTATTAGATATATGTTATATAGGCTTGAAAAAACAAAACTTATTTAATTATGGAGTGAGCCCTAATAAGTTATTTGATTATATGATGGCTGGAAGACCTGTAATTTATGCTGTAGAAGCATCAAATGACCCTGTTAAAGATTCTAATTGCGGAATTACAGTTCCAGCAGAAAATGCTAATGCAGTTGTAGAGGCAGTAATGAAAATTAAAGGCTTAAGTGAAGAAGAAAAAAGCAAATTAGGACAAAATGGAACAGATTATGTATTAGAAAATCATACTTATCATGGATTAGCAGAAAAGTTCTTAGAGGCTTTGAAATAA
- a CDS encoding YciI family protein translates to MFLVILRYQKSMEEVEKYLDDHVVFLEKYYSLNKFICSGRQNPRTGGIILSCGKDKEEINSIIKEDPFYKKDIAKYEIIEFIPTKYKDGFEEFI, encoded by the coding sequence ATGTTTCTAGTAATTTTAAGATATCAAAAATCTATGGAGGAAGTTGAAAAATATTTGGACGACCATGTTGTTTTTCTAGAAAAATATTATTCATTGAATAAATTTATATGTTCAGGAAGGCAAAATCCAAGAACCGGAGGAATAATATTATCTTGTGGGAAAGATAAAGAAGAAATAAATTCAATAATTAAGGAAGATCCTTTTTATAAGAAGGATATAGCTAAATATGAAATAATAGAATTTATACCAACGAAATATAAAGATGGTTTTGAAGAATTTATTTAG
- the tyrS gene encoding tyrosine--tRNA ligase, producing MASVLDELLERGYIKQFTHEEETRKLLENEKITFYIGFDPTADSLHVGHFIAMMFMAHMQKAGHRPIALIGGGTAMVGDPSGKTDMRKMLTKEDIQHNVDSIKKQMERFIDFTDGKAILANNADWLLNLNYVDFLREVGVHFSVNRMLSAECFKQRLEKGLSFLEFNYMLMQGYDFYELNQKYNCKMQLGGDDQWSNMIAGVELVRRKAQGEAMAMTCTLLTNSQGQKMGKTVGGALWLDPEKTSPYDFYQYWRNVDDADVEKCLALLTFLPMDEVRRLGTLEGAEINNAKKVLAYEITKLVHGEEEAKKAEEAAVALFAGGADMSNVPTVTISKEEIGLPILDILASTKIVPSKKEARRLIEQGGLSINGEKVIEMTRALEEADFQDGSALIKRGKKNYNKIEVK from the coding sequence ATGGCAAGCGTATTAGATGAGCTATTAGAAAGAGGATACATAAAACAATTTACTCATGAAGAAGAAACAAGAAAGTTATTGGAAAATGAGAAGATAACTTTTTATATAGGCTTTGACCCAACAGCAGATAGTTTGCATGTTGGACATTTTATTGCTATGATGTTCATGGCACATATGCAAAAAGCAGGACATAGACCAATAGCTTTAATTGGTGGTGGAACAGCTATGGTTGGAGATCCAAGTGGTAAGACTGATATGAGAAAGATGCTTACCAAAGAAGATATTCAGCATAATGTTGATAGTATAAAGAAACAAATGGAAAGATTTATAGACTTCACAGATGGTAAGGCAATACTTGCTAATAATGCTGACTGGTTATTAAACCTTAACTATGTTGATTTCTTAAGAGAAGTTGGAGTGCATTTTTCAGTAAACAGAATGTTGTCAGCTGAATGTTTTAAGCAAAGGTTAGAAAAAGGATTATCATTTTTAGAATTTAACTATATGTTAATGCAAGGATATGATTTTTATGAATTAAATCAAAAATATAATTGTAAGATGCAGCTTGGTGGAGACGACCAATGGTCTAACATGATTGCAGGTGTTGAACTTGTAAGAAGAAAAGCTCAAGGTGAAGCTATGGCTATGACTTGTACATTACTTACAAATAGCCAAGGTCAAAAGATGGGTAAAACTGTTGGAGGAGCATTATGGTTAGATCCAGAAAAAACTTCACCATATGATTTTTATCAATATTGGAGAAATGTAGATGATGCTGATGTTGAAAAATGCTTAGCTTTATTAACATTCTTACCAATGGATGAAGTAAGAAGACTAGGAACTCTTGAAGGTGCTGAAATAAATAATGCCAAGAAAGTACTTGCATATGAAATAACAAAGCTTGTTCATGGTGAAGAAGAGGCTAAGAAGGCAGAAGAAGCAGCTGTTGCATTATTTGCAGGTGGAGCTGACATGTCAAATGTTCCAACTGTAACAATAAGCAAAGAAGAGATTGGACTACCGATCTTAGATATTCTGGCAAGCACTAAAATTGTTCCATCTAAAAAAGAAGCTAGAAGATTAATTGAACAAGGTGGATTATCAATTAATGGTGAAAAAGTTATAGAAATGACACGAGCTTTAGAAGAAGCAGATTTCCAAGATGGAAGTGCCTTAATAAAGAGAGGTAAGAAAAATTATAATAAAATTGAAGTGAAATAG